The Daucus carota subsp. sativus chromosome 2, DH1 v3.0, whole genome shotgun sequence genome includes a window with the following:
- the LOC108208261 gene encoding aluminum-activated malate transporter 2 has translation MTNIVNEQNSGPIGRAWSWLKALPVNLWLSIADTGCKAKKLGEDDPRRIIHACKVGLAITLVSLFFYFNTLYDGFGVAAMWAVLTVVVVFEFSVGATLGKGVNRAIATLLAGSLGVGAHHLAVLSGEKVEPFAIGTTVFLIAALMTFIRFFPKMKARYDYGLVIFILTFCLISVSGYRDDEVIAMAHKRLSAVFTGGATAILVCILIFPAWAGDDLHKQLATNMEKLATFLEGFGDEYFNISESEITEDKKASLQAYKSVLNSKGTEETLANFAKWEPRHGRFRYRHPWDQYLKVGALVRQCAYSIEALNGYLNLENQIPYEIREKVQQHCTKMSTESSFALTQLALSIRTMTRSPVADSHILKAKIAATSMKSSLKTELWPDTDLFQIVPAVTVASLLADVVACNANLGEAVNELATLAHFKVTTGSNNRKPKVIHRGTSNLSAHHAIAIDA, from the exons ATGACGAATATTGTAAATGAACAAAATTCAGGGCCAATTGGTCGTGCATGGTCCTGGCTCAAGGCCTTACCAGTAAATCTATGGTTAAGCATAGCTGATACAGGTTGCAAAGCGAAGAAACTCGGAGAAGATGATCCCAGAAGAATCATCCATGCCTGTAAAGTGGGATTGGCCATTACATTAGTTTCTCTGTTTTTCTATTTCAACACTCTGTATGATGGTTTCGGTGTTGCTGCAATGTGGGCTGTTTTGACTGTTGTTGTAGTTTTCGAATTCTCAGTAG GAGCGACGCTTGGAAAAGGTGTGAATAGAGCAATTGCTACACTTTTGGCTGGATCACTTGGTGTTGGCGCTCATCATCTAGCTGTTTTATCTGGGGAAAAAGTTGAGCCCTTCGCGATTGGAACCACGGTCTTCTTGATAG CTGCTCTGATGACATTCATAAGATTCTTTCCGAAAATGAAAGCCAGATATGACTACGGCCTTGTCATATTTATCTTAACGTTCTGTTTGATATCTGTATCGGGCTATCGTGATGATGAGGTCATAGCTATGGCCCATAAAAGACTCTCTGCCGTCTTCACTGGTGGCGCTACAGCTATTCTTGTATGCATTTTAATTTTTCCGGCCTGGGCTGGTGATGATCTTCACAAACAACTTGCCACTAACATGGAAAAACTGGCAACTTTTCTTGAAG GATTCGGTGATGAGTACTTTAACATATCAGAGAGTGAAATTACAGAAGATAAAAAAGCATCACTGCAAGCCTATAAGAGCGTTCTGAATTCAAAAGGCACTGAAGAAACCTTG GCAAATTTTGCAAAATGGGAACCCCGGCACGGCCGTTTTAGGTATCGACATCCCTGGGACCAGTACCTGAAAGTTGGAGCTCTCGTTCGTCAATGTGCATACTCAATTGAAGCACTAAACGGATACCTGAACTTAGAAAACCAG ATACCCTATGAAATCAGGGAGAAAGTGCAACAACATTGCACCAAGATGAGCACAGAGTCTAGTTTTGCTTTGACACAATTAGCATTGTCGATTCGGACCATGACAAGATCACCAGTGGCGGATTCTCACATTCTGAAAGCCAAAATTGCTGCGACGAGCATGAAATCGTCGCTAAAAACAGAGCTATGGCCCGATACAGACTTATTTCAAATAGTCCCGGCTGTTACAGTAGCTTCGCTACTAGCCGATGTTGTTGCTTGCAATGCGAATCTGGGAGAGGCTGTTAATGAGCTAGCGACTTTAGCACATTTTAAGGTTACGACTGGATCGAATAATCGCAAACCGAAAGTGATTCATCGGGGAACATCGAATTTATCTGCTCATCATGCTATCGCAATCGATGCATAA
- the LOC108206892 gene encoding abrin-b-like: MSSMVSRLLFLTVAVAWLTSSSIGSAGDNVLLMSTERIAEKLTFQPLYPSSSTDAIKTRYMRFIKYIREELVSGDEVHGIPRLQNPATLTGSNRFLQVALSNPSEDVVILAIDKATAGIVGYRTRSKACFFTDTNGPDTSSVFPGMMRYQLPFSSGYSGMEVIAGSRMNIYLGILELYECITHLDDLDDKSSLARCMLVTIQMVSEAIRYRYVENLVVEHITETNEAYLPTAAMFTFEENWKQLSTRIQQSVAGVISPAFELPAASNKYVTLTSITPTLGRNIALLLYVCDFCANILEPTVSIIGRNGLCVEVYSKLYYDTSPIIMGPCKSTDNSNQLWTLMQDGTIRSQGKCLTALGIGVAVIYNCTTELASSSIKWKIEENGNIISIDNNLALTAYWDVSRSQLRMKRISYWSKQAWSLSNSTEPVVTPIRGYKGMCLQASGNNTVQVSSCTDRIFEQYWALYPDGTVRPIMSKKNCLKSKASPDGEVVVVHDLCDGGKAERWLFNHDRSISDAVNKYVLEVENQKISVVKRSADAPTAQQIFDINFV, encoded by the exons ATGTCAAGTATGGTATCAAGGCTATTGTTTTTAACAGTTGCAGTGGCATGGCTTACAAGTAGCAGCATCGGCAGTGCTGGAGATAATGTGCTGCTCATGTCAACAGAAAGGATTGCAGAAAAGTTGACATTTCAGCCCTTGTATCCATCCAGTTCTACTGATGCCATCAAAACAAGGTACATGAGGTTTATCAAGTATATTCGAGAGGAGCTTGTGAGCGGAGACGAGGTCCATGGCATACCCAGGCTCCAAAATCCAGCCACTTTGACAGGTTCGAACCGATTTCTTCAGGTGGCACTCTCTAATCCCAGCGAGGATGTCGTCATTCTGGCAATAGATAAAGCGACTGCTGGTATTGTCGGTTATCGAACTAGAAGTAAGGCCTGCTTCTTTACGGATACGAATGGCCCGGATACATCCAGCGTTTTTCCTGGCATGATGCGTTACCAGCTTCCGTTCAGTAGTGGATACTCGGGTATGGAGGTAATTGCAGGGTCCAGGATGAATATTTATTTGGGGATTCTTGAATTGTACGAATGCATCACGCATTTAGACGATCTTGACGATAAATCCTCTTTGGCTCGGTGCATGCTGGTTACCATTCAGATGGTTTCCGAGGCCATTCGCTACAG ATATGTGGAGAACCTTGTGGTTGAACACATTACCGAGACCAATGAGGCCTACCTCCCAACCGCGGCCATGTTCACCTTCGAAGAAAACTGGAAACAACTCTCCACCAGAATCCAACAATCAGTCGCCGGTGTAATTTCCCCTGCATTCGAGTTACCTGCTGCGTCAAACAAATATGTAACATTAACCTCAATCACCCCAACTCTGGGCCGAAACATTGCTCTCCTTCTTTACGTATGCGACTTCTGTGCCAATATCCTAGAGCCCACAGTCAGTATTATTGGCCGCAACGGACTTTGCGTCGAAGTCTATTCTAAATTGTACTACGATACATCACCAATTATCATGGGGCCATGTAAGTCCACCGATAACAGCAATCAACTATGGACTCTGATGCAAGACGGGACAATTCGATCCCAAGGAAAGTGCTTGACTGCATTGGGTATTGGAGTTGCGGTGATCTATAACTGCACCACTGAGCTCGCGTCTTCTAGTATCAAGTGGAAAATCGAGGAAAACGGGAATATCATAAGCATAGACAACAACTTAGCTTTAACCGCGTACTGGGATGTTAGCCGGAGTCAATTGAGAATGAAGCGGATATCATACTGGTCAAAGCAGGCTTGGAGTTTAAGTAACAGCACCGAACCAGTTGTGACACCGATCAGAGGCTACAAGGGTATGTGTCTGCAAGCATCTGGCAATAACACTGTCCAGGTCAGCAGCTGCACGGACCGAATTTTCGAGCAATATTGGGCCCTCTATCCTGATGGCACTGTCCGGCCAATTATGTCGAAGAAAAACTGTCTCAAGTCGAAAGCCTCTCCGGATGGTGAAGTAGTTGTGGTTCATGATTTGTGCGATGGAGGTAAGGCTGAACGCTGGTTGTTCAATCATGACCGCAGTATTTCTGATGCGGTTAACAAATATGTTCTGGAAGTGGAGAATCAGAAGATAAGTGTTGTGAAACGTTCTGCAGATGCGCCTACCGCGCAGCAGATCTTCGATATAAACTTTGTCTGA
- the LOC108207514 gene encoding abrin-d-like: MRLVSYSSKQAWSLSNSTEPVVTPIRGYKGMCLQASGNNTVQVSSCTDQSVQQWALYPDGTVRPSMSTTKCLKSKASPDGEVVVHDLCDGGKAERWLFNHDRSISDAVNQYVLEVENRKISVVKRSADAPTTQQIFDINFV; the protein is encoded by the coding sequence ATGAGGCTGGTATCATACTCGTCGAAGCAAGCTTGGAGTTTAAGTAACAGCACCGAACCAGTTGTGACACCGATCAGAGGCTACAAGGGTATGTGTCTGCAAGCATCTGGCAATAACACTGTCCAGGTCAGCAGCTGCACGGACCAAAGTGTCCAGCAATGGGCCCTCTATCCTGATGGCACTGTCCGGCCAAGTATGTCGACTACAAAGTGTCTCAAGTCGAAAGCCTCTCCGGATGGTGAAGTTGTGGTTCATGATTTGTGCGACGGAGGTAAGGCTGAACGGTGGTTATTCAATCATGACCGCAGTATTTCTGATGCGGTTAATCAATATGTTCTGGAAGTGGAGAATCGGAAGATAAGTGTTGTGAAACGTTCTGCAGATGCGCCTACCACGCAACAGATCTTCGATATAAACTTTGTCTGA
- the LOC108207515 gene encoding abrin-b-like: MRFINYIREEHVSGDKVHGIPRLQNPATLQDSDRFLQVALSNSNEDLVILAIDKATADIVGYRTRSKACFFTDTIGPDTSSVFPGITRYQLPFSSGYSGMEMVSEAIRYIYVENLLVEHITETNEAYLPTAAMFTFEENWKQLSTRIQESVGGVIYPAFVLPAASNKNVTLTSITPTLGRNIALLLYVCDSCTNIPEPTVSIIGRNGLCVDVYSNLYYDTSPIIMWPCKSTNNSNQLWTLMNDGTIRSQGKCLTALVIGAAVIYNCTTKLAASSSISWKIEDNGNIINKDYKLALHADGGVLGVN; this comes from the exons ATGAGGTTTATCAACTATATTCGAGAGGAGCATGTGAGCGGAGACAAGGTCCATGGCATACCCAGGCTCCAAAATCCAGCCACTTTGCAAGATTCAGATCGATTTCTTCAGGTGGCACTCTCTAATTCCAACGAGGATCTCGTCATTCTGGCAATAGATAAAGCGACCGCTGATATTGTCGGTTATCGAACTAGAAGTAAGGCCTGCTTCTTTACGGATACTATTGGCCCCGATACATCCAGCGTTTTTCCTGGCATTACGCGTTACCAGCTTCCGTTCAGTAGTGGATACTCGGGTATGGAG ATGGTTTCCGAGGCCATTCGCTACAT ATATGTGGAGAACCTTCTGGTTGAACACATTACCGAGACCAATGAGGCCTACCTCCCCACCGCCGCCATGTTCACCTTCGAAGAAAACTGGAAACAACTCTCCACCAGAATCCAAGAATCAGTCGGCGGTGTAATTTACCCTGCATTTGTGTTACCCGCTGCGTCAAACAAAAATGTAACATTAACCTCAATCACCCCAACTCTGGGCCGAAACATTGCTCTCCTTCTTTACGTATGCGACTCATGTACCAACATCCCAGAGCCCACAGTCAGTATTATTGGCCGCAACGGACTTTGCGTCGATGTGTATTCTAATTTGTACTACGATACATCACCTATTATCATGTGGCCATGTAAGTCCACCAATAACAGCAATCAACTATGGACTCTGATGAATGACGGGACAATTCGATCCCAAGGAAAGTGCTTGACTGCATTGGTTATTGGAGCTGCGGTGATCTATAACTGCACCACTAAGCTCGCGGCTTCTAGTAGTATCAGTTGGAAAATCGAGGATAACGGGAATATCATAAACAAAGATTACAAGTTAGCTTTACACGCGGACGGGGGGGTGTTAGGAGTCAATTGA
- the LOC108208316 gene encoding pentatricopeptide repeat-containing protein At1g19525 has protein sequence MGHKADDRSTASMIAAYETKNLLDKALDLLLQLEKDGFEPGVATYSVLVDWFGQLQLVEEAEDLLSKITELGEAPPLKLHISLCDMYLKAGIEKKALQALGVIESKKDQLNHGEFERVIRSLINGGFAQDAKRVQGLMETRGFTASDQLKVHLMAIETLNNTKRPTWSKPMLQVKR, from the coding sequence ATGGGTCACAAGGCAGATGACAGGTCTACTGCTAGCATGATTGCGGCTTATGAGACTAAAAATCTATTGGACAAGGCCTTGGATCTTTTGCTGCAGCTTGAGAAGGATGGCTTTGAGCCTGGTGTTGCTACTTACAGTGTTCTGGTGGACTGGTTTGGCCAATTACAGTTGGTTGAGGAAGCCGAAGATTTGTTGAGTAAGATCACTGAGCTGGGTGAGGCTCCTCCTTTAAAGCTTCACATAAGCCTTTGTGACATGTACTTGAAAGCCGGGATTGAGAAGAAGGCTCTTCAAGCCTTAGGAGTTATAGAGAGTAAGAAGGATCAACTGAATCATGGAGAGTTTGAGAGGGTTATCAGATCACTTATAAATGGTGGATTTGCCCAAGATGCTAAGAGAGTACAAGGATTAATGGAAACCAGGGGTTTTACTGCATCAGATCAACTTAAAGTGCATCTGATGGCGATTGAGACTTTAAACAACACCAAGAGACCAACTTGGTCTAAACCAATGTTGCAGGTAAAGCGGTAA